A stretch of Podospora bellae-mahoneyi strain CBS 112042 chromosome 5, whole genome shotgun sequence DNA encodes these proteins:
- a CDS encoding hypothetical protein (EggNog:ENOG503P9U8; COG:S) — protein MSKQSTPTKTPKPPPSIISTQIGSDYDDLENDPPTPPSTSFSFASPSTSRAPSPQRQKMCIPLSLPYCKEGAIPTPGKTYIITALHLPSSPHPHCPTDDEDSSNQILRAMTLCGGQLKLQELRRMNVTTGCWFWECITKEGWLGFRNVASGTYLGQNGKLEVVATAQHCKAWEWFCVRRVPFVDRAGGKEKERDGYVLLIKHWDTLRWVDVSIVPDGTVNKERWYLAGTDRATVWGFVEVGEHDG, from the coding sequence aTGTCCAAACaatccacccccaccaaaaccccaaaaccacccccctccatcatctccacccaAATCGGCTCTGACTACGACGACCTCGAGAACgaccccccaacacccccctccacctccttctccttcgccagcccctccacctcccgtGCGCCATCTCCGCAGCGTCAGAAGATGTGCATCCCTCTGTCCCTCCCATATTGCAAAGAGGGTGCGATCCCTACACCAGGAAAGACTTACATCATTACCGCACTGCATcttccttcctcgccgcATCCTCATTGCCCcaccgatgatgaagacagcagcaaccagatCCTGAGGGCCATGACCCTATGTGGGGGGCAGCTCAAGCTGCAGGAGCTACGGCGGATGAATGTGACGACTGGGTGTTGGTTCTGGGAGTGCATCACCAAGGAAGGATGGCTTGGTTTTAGGAATGTGGCTAGTGGGACATATCTGGGCCAGAATGGaaagctggaggtggtggcgacTGCTCAGCACTGTAAAGCATGGGAGTGGTTTTGCGTGAGGAGGGTTCCGTTTGTGGATCGAgctggggggaaggagaaagagagggatGGGTATGTGTTGTTGATAAAGCATTGGGATACTttgaggtgggtggatgtGTCGATTGTGCCGGATGGGACGGTGAATAAGGAGAGGTGGTACTTGGCGGGAACGGACAGGGCGACGGTGTGGGGGtttgtcgaggttggggagcatgatgggtga
- a CDS encoding hypothetical protein (EggNog:ENOG503NV1Q; COG:Q), whose product MVIFNSLVLTGVLVSSVLYIFASRIKTYLRLRHIPGPAGAALSRSWIFRKTMAGRIPNALAEVAGKYGPLARVGPNWLICSDTKEIRRMWSVHSGWHRDVWYNGFRFDPANDNILTANENKVHHRIRSNVLPGYNAKGITTQEGVIDTQVGKLLGLIEKKYVSSKETGIRPMDMARKFLYFTQDTTSALGFTTPFGYLDVDEDFNNTISTLEGMIPTVTTLGLFPVTISLMNNPLVKSLLPKPHDNNGMGKLLGLIKDRVDARYENKAKGEEDILQRFVESNLSRQEVEAEVMIMLFGGTDTTATALRMTVFYLSTTPAAYGALQAEIDNAIRLGKVTRPVIADAEALELGYLNAVIKEGLRMWPPISGLQLKCSDKDDVICGYQVPAGTAVGISEFTVMRDKSVFGEDADRFNPSRWVEERDPKRLKEMELTQGLVFASGTRWECLGKKLAYTELRKVLFELFLRYDFAMTDPAKPFEYWNYGATLHEHMNVTITRREA is encoded by the exons ATGGTCATCTTCAACAGCCTCGTCCTGACGGGCGTTCTGGTCTCATCAGTCTTGTACATTTTTGCGTCCAGGATCAAGACCTATCTCCGGCTCCGGCATATCCCCGGCCCTGCCGGGGCGGCACTGTCTCGATCATGGATTTTCAGAAAAACCATGGCGGGCAGGATCCCAAATGCGCTCGCCGAAGTCGCCGGCAAGTATGGACCGTTGGCAAGGGTTGGACCGAACTG GCTCATCTGCAGCGACACCAAAGAGATCCGCCGGATGTGGTCCGTCCACTCAGGCTGGCACCGCGACGTCTGGTACAACGGCTTCCGCTTCGACCCAGCCAACGACAACATCCTCACCGCCAACGAGAACAAAGTTCACCACCGCATCCGCAGCAACGTCCTCCCGGGGTATAACGCCAAAGGAATAACCACACAAGAAGGCGTGATCGACACCCAAGTCGGGAAGCTTCTGGGGCTTATCGAGAAAAAATACGTCTCCTCCAAGGAAACCGGCATCCGACCCATGGACATGGCGCGCAAGTTCCTTTACTTCACCCAAGACACCACCTCCGCGCTGGGGTTCACCACTCCCTTTGGGTATCtggatgttgacgaggatTTCAACAACACGATCAGCACCCTGGAGGGCATGATccccaccgtcaccaccctcggATTGTTTCCGGTGACTATCTCCTTGATGAACAACCCCCTGGTGAAAAGCCTGCTGCCCAAACCGCATGACAACAACGGGATGGGAAAGCTGCTTGGGCTGATCAAAGACAGGGTTGATGCCCGGTACGAGAACAAGGccaaaggggaggaggacatccTCCAGCGGTTTGTGGAGAGTAACCTCTCTCGTCAAGAAGTCGAGGCGGAGGTGATGATCATGCTGTTTGGGGGGACCGACACTACCGCCACGGCGCTGAGGATGACGGTGTTTTATCTTTcgaccacccccgccgcgTACGGTGCTCTTCAGGCGGAAATCGACAACGCGATCAGGTTGGGGAAGGTCACCAGGCCGGTTATTGCTGACGCTGAGGCGCTCGAACTAGGTTATCTGAATGCGGTCATCAAGGAAGGGTTGAGAATGTGGCCGCCTATCTCGGGATTGCAGCTCAAGTGCTCGGACAAGGATGATGTCATTTGCGGATATCAAGTCCCCGCGGGCACGGCAGTGGGGATATCTGAGTTTACCGTCATGAGGGATAAGAGTGTTTTTGGGGAAGATGCAGACAGGTTTAATCCGAGCaggtgggtggaggagagggaccccaagaggttgaaggagatggagttgacgcaggggttggtgtttgctTCGGGGACAAGGTGGGAGTGCTTGGGGAAGAAGTTGGCGTATACCGAGTTGAGAAAGGTGTTGTTCGAG TTGTTTTTGAGATATGACTTTGCCATGACTGACCCGGCGAAGCCGTTTGAGTATTGGAACTATGGGGCGACGCTGCATGAGCATATGAATGTGACGATTacgaggagggaggcttgA
- a CDS encoding hypothetical protein (EggNog:ENOG503P0XZ; COG:G) yields MALYAHNEHEIGNWRAVRHTLSRKEYVEQYKRCFPPDEPVEEWDDTNLLYSLRFDLSAAVLIPGSDPREM; encoded by the exons ATGGCCTTGTACGCCCACAACGAACACGAGATTGGGAACTGGAGGGCGGTGAGGCATACGCTGAGTAGGAAGGAGTATGTGGAGCAGTATAAGCGGTGTTTTCCGCCTGATGAACCTG TTGAGGAGTGGGATGATACGAATCTGTTGTACTCGCTCCGCTTTGATCTTTCGGCTGCGGTTCTTATTCCGGGGTCAGATCCTCGAGAGATGTGA